From Equus quagga isolate Etosha38 chromosome 3, UCLA_HA_Equagga_1.0, whole genome shotgun sequence, one genomic window encodes:
- the ASIC5 gene encoding acid-sensing ion channel 5: protein MRMEKVETSKAHAEKGLLEKIKLCLSKKLLPSPTDQKKFHHDFAISTSFHGVHNVVRNRSKIRKVIWLLVVLGSVLLVVWQIYSRLVNYFTWPTTTSIEVQYVEKIEFPAVTFCNLNRFQTEAAAKFGVIFFLWNVVSKVLHLQEINANSTGSKEAIDFLASHQNFSITEFVKKHGFYLNNSTLLDCDFFGKPCGPQDFAHIFTEYGNCFTFNHGENIQAKNKVSVSGRGLNLLFNVNQAKFTDDPALGFVDAGVIFVIHSPKKVPQFDGLGLLSPVGMHARVTIRQVKTVHQEYPWGECNPNMKLQNFSTYSTSGCLKECKAQHIEKQCGCLPFLLPGNGTECNLQKFYNCVSPTLDHIEVQGLCTMGTHNSSCPVPCEETGYPATISYSTFPSLKALKYLSKKLNRSPKYIRENLVNIEINYSDLNYKITQQRKAVSVSELLADVGGQLGLFCGASVITIIEIIEYLFTSFYWICILFLLKIPEMTHGAPPPQNQLRDENGVEEC from the exons GACTTTTGGAAAAGATAAAGCTTTGCCTTTCAAAGAAACTGCTGCCATCTCCCACTGACCAAAAGAAGTTTCACCACGATTTTGCCATCTCTACTTCCTTTCATGGGGTACATAATGTTGTACGGAACCGGAGCAAAATTCGCAAGGTGATCTGGTTGCTGGTGGTCCTGGGCTCGGTCTTACTCGTGGTGTGGCAGATCTACAGTCGCTTGGTCAACTACTTCACGTGGCCAACCACGACATCTATAGAAGTTCAGTATGTGGAAAAGATAGAGTTCCCGGCTGTGACATTTTGTAATCTGAACAG GTTCCAAACAGAGGCTGCAGCCAAAtttggtgttatttttttcttatggaatGTTGTATCCAAAGTCCTCCATCTTCAGGAAATCAATGCCAATTCCACCGGTTCTAAAGAGGCTATTGATTTTCTTGCAAGTCACCAAAACTTTAGCATTACAGAGTTCGTCAAGAAACATGGTTTTTATCTCAACAACAGCACTTTGTTGGACTGTGACTTTTTTGGAAAGCCATGTGGCCCACAG GATTTTGCACATATCTTCACTGAATATGGAAATTGTTTCACTTTTAATCATGGTGAAAATATACAAGCAAAGAACAAAGTGAGTGTCTCTGGAAGAGGATTAAACTTGCTCTTCAATGTCAATCAG GCGAAATTCACTGATGACCCAGCCCTTGGTTTTGTTGATGCTGGGGTCATCTTTGTCATCCATTCACCAAAGAAGGTGCCACAGTTTGATGGTTTAGGCTTGTTGTCCCCTGTGGGAATGCATGCACGGGTAACAATCCGCCAAGTGAAG ACAGTTCATCAAGAATACCCTTGGGGAGAATGCAACCCCAACATGAAGCTGCAGAATTTTAGTACCTACAGCACGTCTGGTTGCTTGAAGGAATGCAAAGCACAGCACATAGAAAAGCAATGTGGATGtttaccttttcttcttcctg gaaatgggACAGAGTGTAACCTGCAAAAGTTTTACAACTGTGTTTCTCCTACACTTG ACCACATTGAAGTTCAGGGACTGTGTACAATGGGGACACATAATTCTAGCTGCCCTGTTCCCTGTGAAGAGACAGGATACCCTGCTACTATTTCCTATTCCACTTTTCCAAGTCTAAAAGCTTTGAAATATCTTTCCAAGAAGTTAAATCGAAGCCCGAAATATATCAG GGAGAATCTTGTGAACATTGAAATAAACTATAGTGACTTGAACTATAAGATAACCCAGCAGCGAAAAGCAGTGAGTGTGTCTGAATTACTCG CAGATGTTGGCGGTCAACTGGGCCTCTTTTGTGGGGCCAGTGTGATTACAATTATagaaattattgaatatttattcacCAGTTTCTACTGGATATGCATTTTGTTCTTGCTCAAGATACCTGAAATGACTCATGGGGCTCCTCCACCACAGAATCAGCTGAGGGATGAAAATGGTGTTGAGGAATGCTGA